A DNA window from Arachis duranensis cultivar V14167 chromosome 3, aradu.V14167.gnm2.J7QH, whole genome shotgun sequence contains the following coding sequences:
- the LOC107480976 gene encoding UDP-glycosyltransferase 91A1-like, whose amino-acid sequence MVFPDPLLHVDYSAIMARDDEKLHIVIFPWLAFGHIIPNLELAKHIAQKGHKVSFVSTTRNIERLPKPPPNLASLITYVKLPLPKVDNLPKNAEATADVPYDVVQYLKKAYDALQHPFSHYLESSNADWIFYDFAAFWVPSLASRFGMKTVFYSIFTPPFMAFMGPASYMIDNDPIRTKPENFTVPPPWVPFSSTVAFHYYEIMRIVDSVSDNDSGTSDTYRLGASIENCDLVAVRGCTELEPEWFQVLRDIYRKPVLPVGQLPSSGFNGGDENENDTWRGIKEWLDKQAHGRVVYVAFGSEAKPRQEEVNEIALGLEKSELPFFWVLRVRRGASDTEVLKLPEGFEERTKGRGVVWRGWAPQLKILGHGSVGGFLSHSGWTSVVEAVQNETPLVLLTFLADQGINARVLEERKIGYPVPRDKLNGSFTSDSVARSVRLVVLDDGGRVYRDNIKEVKNLFLNNQRQQKYIHQLLCHLRSRSHPKKGERVFRD is encoded by the coding sequence ATGGTCTTCCCGGATCCTCTTTTACATGTCGATTATTCCGCCATCATGGCTAGAGATGATGAAAAGCTCCACATAGTAATATTTCCATGGCTGGCCTTTGGGCACATCATCCCAAACCTAGAGCTCGCCAAACACATAGCTCAAAAGGGTCACAAAGTCAGCTTCGTCTCAACAACAAGGAACATAGAACGCCTCCCAAAACCGCCGCCAAACTTAGCTTCACTCATCACATACGTGAAGCTCCCACTACCAAAAGTGGACAACCTCCCGAAAAATGCAGAGGCCACCGCGGACGTCCCATACGACGTCGTTCAGTACCTCAAGAAAGCCTACGACGCACTCCAACACCCCTTCTCCCACTATCTGGAATCTTCCAACGCGGATTGGATCTTCTACGACTTCGCTGCCTTCTGGGTGCCCTCTCTTGCTTCCAGATTCGGCATGAAAACCGTTTTCTATAGCATTTTCACACCGCCGTTTATGGCTTTTATGGGCCCTGCATCATATATGATTGATAACGATCCCATCAGGACCAAACCCGAGAACTTCACGGTCCCGCCTCCTTGGGTCCCTTTCTCCTCCACCGTGGCATTCCATTACTACGAGATCATGAGGATCGTTGACTCCGTCTCCGACAACGACTCCGGCACCTCCGACACCTACCGCCTCGGCGCCAGCATCGAGAACTGCGATCTCGTTGCTGTTAGAGGCTGCACCGAGCTTGAACCCGAGTGGTTCCAAGTTCTCAGAGATATTTACCGGAAGCCGGTTCTCCCGGTTGGTCAACTCCCAAGCTCGGGTTTCAACGGCGGCGATGAGAACGAGAACGACACGTGGCGAGGGATAAAGGAGTGGCTGGACAAGCAGGCGCATGGGAGAGTAGTGTACGTGGCATTCGGGAGCGAAGCGAAGCCGAGGCAAGAGGAAGTGAACGAGATCGCTCTTGGATTGGAGAAATCAGAGCTTCCGTTCTTTTGGGTGCTTAGGGTTCGGCGGGGAGCTTCCGACACGGAGGTTCTGAAACTGCCGGAGGGGTTCGAAGAGCGAACGAAGGGGAGGGGAGTGGTGTGGAGGGGTTGGGCGCCGCAGTTGAAGATATTGGGGCATGGAAGTGTTGGTGGGTTCTTGAGTCACTCTGGTTGGACTTCAGTGGTTGAGGCAGTTCAGAACGAAACACCGCTGGTGTTGCTTACGTTTCTTGCGGACCAAGGGATCAACGCCAGGGTGCTTGAGGAGAGGAAGATAGGTTACCCTGTGCCCCGAGACAAGTTAAACGGGTCGTTCACGAGTGACTCGGTTGCTCGTTCGGTGAGGCTGGTTGTGCTTGACGATGGTGGAAGGGTTTATAGGGACAATATTAAAGAGGTTAAGAACTTGTTTCTCAATAATCAAAGACAGCAAAAGTACATCCACCAATTACTATGCCACCTTCGTAGTCGTAGCCACCCGAAAAAGGGGGAACGCGTATTTCGAGATTGA